Proteins from one Deinococcus actinosclerus genomic window:
- a CDS encoding acetate kinase, producing MWTLVLNCGSSSVKFALLDVQGGQVRLSGLAERLGSAGASARVEVDGARRAVDLAGGSYAEAFAVIAGALDELGVRAQVGAVGHRVVHGGERFSAPALITPEVLAGIRACVPLAPLHNPANIAGIEAAQAAFPEAAHVAVFDTAFHQSMPEVAFRYAVPGDWYRQHGVRRYGFHGTSHAFVAARAADALGRPLSELNLVTAHLGNGCSVCAVQGGRSVDTSMGLTPLEGLVMGTRSGDVDPGLHDYIARQAGLSLSEVTAALNRESGLLGLSGLSNDMRELEEAAGRGHPGARLALDVFVHRLAKQMAGMAAAMGRVDGLVFTGGIGENSAFVRGAVLSKLAVLGAQVDEAANAAAVRGQSGVISAPGALAALVVNTNEELMIAQQTQALLAEQQGVQA from the coding sequence ATGTGGACTCTGGTGCTGAATTGCGGGTCGAGCAGCGTGAAGTTCGCGCTGCTGGACGTGCAGGGTGGGCAGGTGCGGCTGTCGGGGCTGGCGGAGCGGCTGGGGTCGGCGGGCGCGTCGGCGCGCGTGGAGGTGGACGGCGCGCGGCGCGCGGTGGATCTGGCAGGCGGAAGTTACGCCGAGGCCTTCGCGGTAATCGCGGGCGCGCTGGACGAGCTGGGGGTGCGCGCCCAGGTGGGCGCGGTGGGGCACCGGGTGGTGCACGGCGGGGAGCGCTTCAGTGCGCCGGCACTGATCACGCCGGAGGTGCTCGCGGGCATCCGGGCGTGCGTGCCGCTGGCGCCGCTGCACAACCCGGCGAACATCGCGGGGATCGAGGCGGCGCAGGCGGCGTTCCCGGAGGCGGCGCACGTGGCGGTGTTCGACACGGCGTTCCATCAGAGCATGCCGGAGGTCGCATTCCGGTACGCGGTGCCGGGGGACTGGTACCGGCAGCATGGGGTGCGGCGCTACGGGTTTCACGGGACGAGTCACGCCTTCGTGGCGGCGCGCGCCGCCGACGCGCTGGGGCGGCCGCTGTCGGAGCTGAATCTGGTGACGGCGCACCTGGGCAACGGGTGCAGCGTGTGCGCGGTGCAGGGGGGGCGCAGCGTGGATACCAGCATGGGCCTGACGCCGCTGGAGGGGCTGGTCATGGGCACCCGCAGCGGCGACGTGGACCCTGGGCTGCATGATTACATCGCGCGGCAGGCGGGCCTGAGCCTGTCGGAGGTGACGGCCGCGCTGAACCGCGAGAGCGGCCTGCTGGGCCTGTCGGGGCTGAGCAACGACATGCGCGAGCTGGAGGAAGCCGCCGGGCGTGGGCATCCGGGGGCGCGGCTGGCGCTGGACGTGTTCGTGCACCGCCTCGCCAAGCAGATGGCGGGGATGGCGGCGGCGATGGGCCGGGTGGACGGGCTGGTGTTCACGGGCGGCATCGGGGAGAACAGCGCCTTCGTGCGCGGCGCGGTGCTCTCAAAGCTGGCGGTGCTGGGGGCGCAAGTGGACGAGGCGGCCAACGCGGCGGCGGTGCGTGGGCAGTCGGGCGTGATCAGCGCGCCGGGCGCCCTGGCGGCGCTGGTCGTGAACACGAACGAGGAACTCATGATCGCGCAGCAGACCCAGGCGTTGCTGGCCGAGCAGCAGGGAGTCCAGGCATGA